The Theileria annulata chromosome 3, complete sequence, *** SEQUENCING IN PROGRESS *** genome has a segment encoding these proteins:
- a CDS encoding syntaxin binding protein 2, putative (note;~Tap-24g11.q1c.C.cand.222 - score = 27.91), giving the protein MLVDPPSLKVISSCCALSDVLDEGIELIEVLTKRREPLRSKNVLCILSNDKYLDILFKDFIPGKENYLGVFLMFNCHMKDDKILRKIAQNIDFNKILGCVELFLNFVPFESNIFFTQIHSINSLYTNNNLNDYINSVTSKIISLCNVLNLLPNIYYYASGTSSTTSTTNSTTTNTNTNTTNTNTNTNTNSINKTIKMLCKKLKEKLNETLRGKNMKNCDLIIFDRSIDFTPLFIHEYSYQAFVYDLLNIPYCSQDTIERMDQMDGVSGASGRMSGSGNRMDGMNKVNRMDNCYEYIVVGMDNREKRIALLDSELDILWCKYRHMHIQEVNTLVLNEIDKFKKSGTGKMNMLEQIRNLPNLQYLIEKYWAHLNLTNECFEVVQRYNLIKINELEQIMSTSLDNNKKHISHTKIFDKLVEILGKYEKNQRINSFQLKQGPDKKLLLQSRDGGSGVGGVGGKGEGVGVGGGKSGTVGASTVTEEDKIRLLMIYLCNYNIGMNGLKEILKEIRLDDKSVQILQKIIQSLPIIKSNDGKIIHQLTNDMINYYKKLNTEYDSSRYISYLIYTVQQYIKHFHHENILSYDGRGGGGSDGISGKGNEGTSLGGAVGASTVMDKKILELKTFDVLIEKEEIDDRRKLIIYVLGGITFSECREIYKIINKKNIDVYFGGDEIIIPSQFLNYFH; this is encoded by the coding sequence ATGTTAGTAGATCCACCAAGTTTAAAGGTAATATCATCATGTTGTGCTTTAAGTGATGTATTAGATGAAGGTatagaattaatagaaGTCTTAACAAAACGTAGAGAACCATTACGTAGTAAAAATGTCttatgtatattaagtaatgataaatatttggatatattatttaagGATTTTATACCAGGgaaagaaaattatttgggtgtatttttaatgttCAATTGTCATATGaaagatgataaaatattacGTAAAATCGCACAAAATATTGATTTCAATAAGATACTTGGATGTGTTGAATTATTTCTTAACTTTGTACCATTTGAATCCAATATTTTCTTCACACAAATACATTCCATTAATTCTCTctatactaataataatttaaatgattatattaattctGTCAcaagtaaaattataagTTTATGtaatgtattaaatttattaccaaatatatattactaCGCGAGTGGTACGAGTAGTACCACGAGTACTACTAACAGTACTACCACTAATACCAAcactaatactactaatactaatactaatactaatactaattcaataaataagacaataaaaatgttatgTAAGAAGTTGAaggaaaaattaaatgaaacGTTAAGGGgtaaaaatatgaaaaattgTGATTTGATTATATTTGATCGTAGTATAGATTTTACAcctttatttatacatgAATATAGTTATCAAGCATTTGTatatgatttattaaatatccCATATTGTTCTCAAGATACAATAGAGAGAATGGATCAAATGGATGGAGTTAGTGGAGCTAGTGGTAGAATGAGTGGATCTGGTAATAGAATGGATGGAATGAATAAAGTTAATAGGATGGATAATTGTTATGAATATATTGTTGTTGGTATGGATAATAGAGAGAAAAGAATAGCATTATTAGATTCGGAATTGGATATATTATGGTGTAAATATAGACATATGCATATACAAGAAGTGAATACATTAGTATTGAATGAgattgataaatttaagaaatCAGGTACAGGTAAGATGAATATGTTGGAACAGATACGTAATTTAccaaatttacaatatttaattgaaaAGTATTGGGCACACTTGAATTTAACAAATGAATGTTTTGAAGTAGTACAGagatataatttaataaaaattaatgagCTGGAACAGATAATGTCTACAAGTctggataataataagaaaCATATATCACACACGAagatatttgataaattagtGGAAATATTGggaaaatatgaaaaaaatcaaagaattaattcatttcaATTAAAACAAGGACCGGATAAGAAGTTATTATTACAATCACGTGACGGTGGGAGTGGTGTAGGAGGTGTGGGTGGTAAGGGAGAGGGAGTAGGAGTAGGAGGAGGTAAATCAGGTAcagttggagcaagcaccgtaacggaggaagataaaataagattattaatgatatatttatgtaattataatattggTATGAATGGATTAaaagaaatattaaaagaaatAAGATTAGATGATAAGAGTGtacaaatattacaaaaaataatacaatCATTACCAATTATAAAATCTAATGATGGGAAAATAATACATCAATTAACTAATGATAtgattaattattataagaaattaaatacaGAATATGATTCTTCAAGATATATTTCTTATCTCATTTATACTGTAcaacaatatattaaacattttcatcatgaaaatattttgtcATATGACGGTAGGGGTGGTGGTGGTAGTGATGGTATTAGTGGTAAGGGTAATGAGGGAACTTCTTTGGGGGGTGccgttggagcaagcaccgtaatggataaaaaaatattagaattaaaaaCATTTGATGTATTGATagaaaaagaagaaataGATGAtagaagaaaattaataatttatgtatTGGGTGGTATAACATTTAGTGAATGTAgagaaatttataaaattatcaataaaaaaaatatcGATGTATATTTTGGAGGTGATGAAATCATTATACCAtcacaatttttaaattatttccattaa